The DNA window CCATTGGCCGCTTGTCCATTGGTGTAATTATACTAACTAGCAAGTTAATTAATGAAATAATGGTTCCAGCAACAGCGGCAGTAATAATTCGCGCAAATAGGAGCCAGCCAAGTGTTGGTGCCATCGCAGTTAAAGTATTACCAATAAAAAAGACGGTCATTAATAGCATAAGAAGCTTATATCGATTCTAATTGCTAGTTAAGGTAGTAATAATTGGCGTACTAATCGCATAGACTCCTGCAAAAGCTGTCACCAAAAAACCAACTGTGAAAAGCGGAACATGATAACTTCGTGCAATATCTGATAAAACGCCCACAACCATAAACTCATTACATCCCAGCATAAATGCAACAAGAATAAAAGTGAACGATCGTAATTTGGCGTGCTTCACAATAAACCTCCTTTTTAAAACAAAAAATTTTCCGGAAAAAGTCAATCCAGAAAATTATAAACGTTTAACAATTAATTTCCAATAGTTTTGAACTATTTAGCTTAATAAAGTTGTGATTGATAAGCAGCAAAGGTTTTATCATCAAAGCAAACCATCGTTACTTGATCAACATAATTGGCAGTAGGGAGAAAATCTTTAATCGTCTTAATCGCAATTTTTGCTGCCCTTTCAAGCGGGAAAGCATATACCCCTGTACTGATAGAAGGAAAAGCAACCGTTCGACATAAATGTTTATCAGCCAACAGCAAACTATTGTGATAAGAATTGGCTAACAATTGATCTTCATCATTATCACCACCATGCCAAATCGGTCCAGGCGTGTGAATAATAAACTTG is part of the Limosilactobacillus reuteri genome and encodes:
- a CDS encoding O-acetyl-ADP-ribose deacetylase, giving the protein MPQINVIKGDITKIKVDAIVNAANTTLMGGGGVDGAIHRAAGPALYGACEKFHGCPTGEARITGGFNLPAKFIIHTPGPIWHGGDNDEDQLLANSYHNSLLLADKHLCRTVAFPSISTGVYAFPLERAAKIAIKTIKDFLPTANYVDQVTMVCFDDKTFAAYQSQLY